The following coding sequences lie in one Lepeophtheirus salmonis chromosome 11, UVic_Lsal_1.4, whole genome shotgun sequence genomic window:
- the pch2 gene encoding pachytene checkpoint protein 2 homolog: MNGAVLPILHVEVSLKSSTTASITGIETSIRDHLKSSNLVVSENGSLEVVSFKEDPFLSSCIDAITVFSEEKESLSDGGVRVSEASLRIYTFELDEHGSSYENMNDESENPTPAAVHWMLPSAELHHQWESLIYDDDIKSKLLNFAHTALRFSDKGVDPNKISWNRVVLLHGPPGTGKTSLCRALAHKLSIRMGSRYTHGQLVEINSHSLFSKWFSESGKLVHQMFEKIREMVEDSDALVCVLIDEVESLATSRKSGGTEPGDALRVVNAMLTALDSIKQYPNVVIFTTSNITGSIDNAFVDRADIKHYIGHPSKNAIYQILQISIEELMNKGIVELQEKCLPLSSYKIYRNESSRLLMTVAESCEGLSGRTLKKLPFLAASAMFRKYNSSNCLIKLTDFLDAIALSVKEQHLENNNLTKC, encoded by the exons atgaaCGGCGCCGTACTACCCATCCTCCATGTGGAAGTTTCTCTGAAATCTTCGACAACGGCCTCCATTACAGGAATCGAAACTAGTATCCGTGATCACTTAAAATCCTCTAACTTGGTCGTGAGTGAGAATGGCTCATTGGAAGTCGTCTCTTTTAAAG AGGATCCTTTCCTTTCCTCTTGTATCGATGCCATCACGGTGTTTTCTGAAGAGAAGGAATCCCTGAGCGATGGAGGAGTTCGAGTATCCGAGGCGAGTCTTCGCATCTATACTTTCGAATTGGACGAGCACGGATCCTCCTACGAGAATATGAATGATGAGTCTGAAAATCCAACTCCCGCTGCCGTGCATTGGATGCTCCCCTCTGCGGAGTTGCATCATCAATGGGAGAGTTTAATCTACGACGATGACATCAAGTCCAAACTGCTCAACTTTGCGCATACGGCTCTCCGCTTCTCTGATAAGGGCGTGGACCCCAATAAGATCTCTTGGAATCGTGTTGTACTATTACACGGACCCCCTGGCACAGGGAAAACGTCTCTGTGCCGCGCGTTAGCTCATAAGCTAAGCATACGCATGGGTTCTCGCTATACCCATGGACAATTAGTTGAAATCAATTCACATTCCCTCTTCTCAAAGTGGTTTTCCGAGTCAGGGAAGTTAGTGCatcaaatgtttgaaaaaattcgAGAAATGGTGGAAGATTCGGATGCACTCGTCTGTGTGCTCATAGATGAAGTGGAGAGTTTGGCTACATCTCGAAAGTCTGGAGGGACGGAGCCAGGGGACGCACTACGCGTTGTTAACGCAATGCTTACGGCTCTTGATAGTATCAAACAGTACCCTAATGTTGTGATATTCACCACCTCAAATATAACTGGATCAATAGATAATGCTTTTGTGGATAGAGCAGATATCAAACATTATATTGGTCATCCAtctaaaaatgctatttatcaAATTCTTCAGATTTCCATTGAGGAGTTGATGAATAAAGGGATCGTTGAACTTCAGGAAAAATGTTTACCCCTCTCCTCATATAAGATCTATCGAAATGAGTCAAGTCGACTATTAATGACAGTCGCGGAAAGTTGTGAGGGACTCAGTGGAAGAACTCTTAAGAAATTACCCTTTCTGGCCGCTTCTGCTATGTTTCGAAAATACAATTCCTCCAATTGTTTGATTAAACTCACAGATTTTTTAGATGCTATTGCTCTTTCTGTGAAGGAACAGCaccttgaaaataataatttgacgaAATGTTGa